In one Oryza glaberrima chromosome 2, OglaRS2, whole genome shotgun sequence genomic region, the following are encoded:
- the LOC127763409 gene encoding uncharacterized protein LOC127763409 → MASVWCLSASASAAAPVAAAAAAPGALGASVASVSLARAAVPSRRRRRWDALVVCAAPDEEKITRRSPLDFPIEWEKPKPGRRPDIFPKFSPMKTPLPHPLPADDPLDDDEEEEEEEPQPQEEPQEDDPDKEEPEEDDPDKPTE, encoded by the exons ATGGCGTCCGTCTGGTGCctctcggcctcggcctccgccgctgcgccggtggcggcggcggcggcggctcccggggCCCTCGGGGCCTCGGTGGCCTCCGTCTCCCTCGCGCGGGCGGCGGTCCCCTCGAGGAGGCGGCGAAGGTGGGACGCGCTCGTGGTGTGCGCGGCCCCCGACGAGGAGAAGATTACGCGGCGGTCGCCCCTCGATTTTCCCATC GAATGGGAGAAACCAAAGCCTGGGAGGAGGCCTGATATCTTCCCAAAATTCAGCCCTATGAAAACACCATTGCCCCATCCATTGCCAGCTGATGATCCTCtggatgatgatgaggaagaggaagaggaagaaccaCAACCTCAGGAGGAACCACAGGAGGATGATCCTGACAAGGAAGAACCTGAGGAGGATGACCCGGACAAGCCAACGGAGTAA
- the LOC127763408 gene encoding UDP-N-acetylglucosamine transporter UGNT1: MAKGGGPLLPMSAEAGKGNGGGGGGGDDAALFKGSAMTRRGAVAALSYMACSVLLVMFNKAALSSYNFPCANVITLLQMVCSTGLLYVLRRLKIISFTNSEPSVPSDALFFVPFRILLRTTPLSLAYLLYMLASMESVRGVNVPMYTTLRRTTVVFTMTMEYFLAKQKHTPPIIGSVALIVFGAFIAGARDLSFDARGYAIVFVANITTAVYLATINRIGKSSGLNSFGLMWCNGLVCGPSVLFLTYIQGDLKKAIEFPYLYSPGFQAVLLFSCMLAFLLNYTIFWNTILNSALTQSMCGNLKDFFTVGIGWVLFGGLPFDLLNVIGQGLGFLGSGLYAYCKIKGK, encoded by the exons atggcgaagGGAGGGGGGCCGCTGCTGCCGATGTCCGCGGAGGCGGGGAAGGGCaacgggggagggggcggcggcggcgacgatgccgCGCTGTTCAAGGGGTCCGCCatgacgcggcgcggcgcggtcgCCGCGCTCTCCTACATGGCCTGCTCCG TGTTGCTAGTGATGTTTAACAAAGCAGCACTGTCTTCATATAATTTCCCCTGTGCAAATGTCATTACGCTCCTTCAG ATGGTGTGCTCAACAGGCCTTCTTTATGTTCTGAGGCGGCTAAAGATAATTTCATTTACAAATAGCGAGCCATCCGTGCCTTCTGATGCGTTATTCTTCGTTCCGTTCAGAATACTGTTGCGTACTACACCTCTTTCTTTGGCTTATTTACTCTATATG TTAGCTTCAATGGAATCTGTGCGTGGAGTCAATGTTCCTATGTATACAACACTGAGGCGCACAACAGTAGTCTTTACAATGACAATGGAGTATTTCTTGGCAAAACAGAAGCATACGCCACCTATAATCGGCAG CGTGGCTTTGATTGTATTTGGAGCATTTATCGCTGGAGCTCGAGACCTGTCGTTTGATGCTCGTGGGTATGCTATTGTCTTTGTGGCCAACATTACAACAGCTGTTTACCTTGCTACTATAAACCGTATAG gaAAATCTAGTGGTCTAAATAGCTTCGGCCTGATGTGGTGCAACG GACTTGTCTGTGGGCCTTCAGTACTTTTTCTGACATATATTCAGGGTGACCTGAAGAAGGCTATAGAATTTCCCTACCTCTATTCCCCTGGGTTTCAG GCGGTGCTGCTATTCTCATGCATGCTAGCTTTTCTGCTAAACTACACTATCTTCTGGAATACAATCCTGAATTCTGCACTCACACAATCGATGTGTGGTAATTTGAAG GATTTCTTCACCGTCGGAATTGGCTGGGTTCTGTTTGGTGGGCTTCCTTTTGATCTG CTTAATGTTATCGGGCAAGGTCTTGGCTTTCTTGGCTCTGGCTTGTATGCCTACTGCAAGATCAAAGGGAAGTAG